A genomic window from Salvia miltiorrhiza cultivar Shanhuang (shh) chromosome 5, IMPLAD_Smil_shh, whole genome shotgun sequence includes:
- the LOC131024917 gene encoding BTB/POZ domain-containing protein At1g63850, whose protein sequence is MAATTAHLKSHSQPIKIKRRRCRETTITTTPDPTSSSTPNPHQTLNHITISPDSSWSNSDHKIRQSSSAMGPYGAAVAAGDGFPSSLSKFNSALTAGLLNPMSPPPPPDKTRSSPTLFEMMANEPDSLPRAPAAVENGAAKSQQGSKLSANVDKQALMQQRLMDLLASRSPGNQFNDAASSDVMLTLSSKDGVSVSIRVHRQILVVHSRFFALKLNESWVKQQGSWVPYNVEIADCDDIEVYIETLRLMYSKDLRRKLMKEDVQRVLGILRVSVAIGFDAGVLSCLEYLEAAPWAEDEEEKVASLLSELRLEGVGAGEVLKRVSLDAAAGLEDGKNNEEVLLKLLQVVLEGKDEKARREMKDLVTKLLRENSSQNDLRKESVYFAFDECLKLLSRHFLQAAHGDMQDIGQIARQADNLHWLLDIMIDRQIAENFLKTWASQSELSEAHSKVPPIHRYEVSRVTARLFVGIGKRELLASKEARCMLLKTWLVPFYEDFRWMGRASRGLDRHSIEDGLSNTISTLPMALQQEIFVSWFNRFLNGADDCPNIQRGFEVWWRRAFLRRKGEDERSHQMRIISDTMENS, encoded by the exons ATGGCAGCTACCACCGCTCACCTCAAATCTCACTCCCAACCCATCAAGATCAagcgccgccgctgccgcgAGACCACCATCACCACCACCCCAGATCCCACCTCCTCCTCCACGCCAAACCCCCACCAAACCCTAAATCACATTACCATTTCCCCCGACAGCTCCTGGTCCAATTCGGATCACAAGATCCGCCAATCGTCTTCCGCGATGGGACcctacggcgccgccgtcgccgccggagACGGATTCCCCTCCTCCCTCAGCAAATTCAATTCCGCGCTCACCGCCGGCCTCCTCAACCCAatgtcgccgccgccgccaccggatAAAACGCGCTCGAGCCCTACCTTATTCGAGATGATGGCGAATGAGCCGGACAGTCTGCCCAGAGCGCCGGCCGCCGTTGAAAACGGCGCTGCTAAGAGCCAGCAGGGTTCGAAGTTGTCTGCGAATGTGGACAAGCAGGCGCTGATGCAGCAGCGATTGATGGATCTCCTGGCGTCGAGGAGCCCCGGGAACCAGTTCAACGACGCGGCCTCGAGCGATGTGATGCTCACTTTGAGCTCCAAGGACGGTGTGAGTGTTTCGATTAGGGTTCATAGGCAGATCCTTGTGGTTCACAGTCGGTTTTTCGCGTTGAAGTTGAATGAGAGCTGGGTGAAGCAGCAAGGGAGCTGGGTGCCGTACAATGTGGAGATTGCTGATTGTGATGATATTGAGGTTTACATTGAAACTCTGAGGCTCATGTATTCTAAAGACTTGAGGAGGAAGTTGATGAAGGAGGACGTGCAGCGGGTGCTCGGTATACTTAGG GTCTCAGTAGCGATCGGGTTTGATGCGGGTGTACTATCATGCTTGGAATACTTAGAAGCTGCTCCATGGgctgaagatgaagaagagaaggtggCCTCCCTGTTATCAGAGCTTCGGCTTGAAGGGGTTGGAGCTGGGGAAGTTTTGAAAAGGGTTTCCCTAGATGCTGCAGCAGGGCTTGAGGATGGAAAGAATAACGAAGAAGTGCTTCTCAAACTATTGCAGGTAGTTCTCGAAGGGAAAGATGAGAAGGCTAGGAGAGAGATGAAAGACTTGGTGACCAAACTGCTGCGCGAAAATTCATCACAGAATGATTTGAGGAAGGAGTCAGTGTACTTCGCTTTTGATGAATGCTTGAAATTACTTTCTCGTCACTTCTTACAGGCAGCACACGGGGACATGCAAGATATAGGTCAGATAGCACGGCAGGCAGATAATTTGCACTGGCTACTGGACATAATGATTGATAGACAGATTGCTGAGAACTTTCTAAAAACATGGGCCTCTCAGTCTGAATTGTCCGAGGCACATTCTAAAGTACCTCCCATACACAGATACGAAGTCAGCAGAGTTACGGCCAGGCTGTTTGTAGGAATCGGAAAGAGAGAGCTGTTGGCCAGCAAAGAGGCCAGGTGCATGCTTTTGAAGACTTGGTTGGTGCCCTTTTACGAGGATTTTAGATGGATGGGGAGGGCATCGAGAGGTCTTGACCGGCATTCAATTGAGGACGGTCTTAGCAACACCATATCAACCTTGCCAATGGCCTTACAGCAGGAAATTTTCGTGTCGTGGTTCAACAGATTTCTGAATGGAGCTGATGATTGTCCAAATATCCAGAGGGGATTTGAAGTTTGGTGGAGGAGGGCATTCTTGAGACGAAAGGGTGAGGATGAGAGATCTCACCAAATGCGAATTATATCCGACACAATGGAGAACTCATGA